In Drosophila santomea strain STO CAGO 1482 chromosome 3L, Prin_Dsan_1.1, whole genome shotgun sequence, a single window of DNA contains:
- the LOC120450536 gene encoding LOW QUALITY PROTEIN: glucose transporter type 1 (The sequence of the model RefSeq protein was modified relative to this genomic sequence to represent the inferred CDS: substituted 1 base at 1 genomic stop codon): MCTAGQSNDMATIGDLSMISPPTSSISNDQDPFGQLPPLPPPLRSTQVLQPLSVFPVSNLSEDSYDYVFGGRRKTPPTTTSTQLKLTSPPVRLRPEDAYRGANINNGRFYRHSFSYAPKRQRHSSRDDRDRESRLRCHGEDEATLRQLLLDLQKQVSVMSMNLSAKLDELQRGDRHLETTVALCEIRTQLQELTKSVESCQSEVSEVKRDMVAIKHELDTVQQVKEEIEELREYVDRLEEHTHRRKLRLLEQGLTFFLTYSIFSAVLGMLQFGYNTGVINAPEKNIENFMKDVYKDRYGEDISEEFIQQLYSVAVSIFAIGGMLGGFSGGWMANRFGRKGGLLLNNVLGIAGACLMGFTKVSHSYEMLFLGRFIIGVNCGLNTSLVPMYISEIAPLNLRGGLGTVNQLAVTVGLLLSQVLGIEQILGTNEGWPILLGLAICPAILQLILLPVCPESPRYLLITKQWEEEARKALRRLRASGSVEEDIEEMRAEERAQQSESHISTMELICSPTLRPPLIIGIVMQLSQQFSGINAVFYYSTSLFMSSGLTEESAKFATIGIGAIMVVMTLVSIPLMDRTGRRTLHLYGLGGMFIFSIFITISFLIKEMIDWMSYLSVVATLGFVVFFAVGPGSIPWMITAELFSQGPRPSAMAIAVLVNWMANFVVGIGFPSMKTALENYTFLPFSVFLAIFWIFTYKKVPETKNKTFEEILALFRHNNGRSMLNCTNSLEPQSMNSGIEHAALMVSEEKTQHDSPASERFLEGGRSTHQGRSAASAPHHPRQPPPVCPSSGPXLRSASPPDSASVRSTSRAEELHQSHQSHQSHQQQQQGQQQQGQQGHHQQQHQSRYATHEYVHCSYEKEVVCDQANSSQAPPQQPAPPVHQQQQQQHQPPPPLHHCQQRKHSHSPHHSRHTSPHSHHHHSHHTRHSRRSRRQGSGSLPGAHQSSANHSVVRPSICTSRRHRSVTDISTTNVCQDPACSDREVQEIMVRRTCCNTTATNSSSRTELAQCFAEDLYGSSRRPSSCCTSSDYCYQTDSTSLYGSRSSLSRNNSIKSASALVRKHHRSQRSLLPEHRHPSYTSISLRGLNASRPNSQLGSLTSIFDRAKSMAPEGSTLERQSSKGALGSSELPEYACSPSPIRWSFLADGRSPSEMEGAVGGGTEREQEEDKLDAWQVPEPEPEKKPCRKITTSTVVYDEGPSTSAAAARKRRGSKGSRGSKGSGSYHCEFEDEATTTVMFHQDAGEAYNNCCSNNYNYIQCNSYLDQDLQITSEDIHQYLSKGDATASDILNNSKNYPFQPSNALEFQYKNNFQQGQVNANNNNTNTTNTASSDAAECFQNYRANSKETNLNQSSTEQLSPTNINLSTSSNNINIVFSSSLERNANEVKFINNRSGAAGGSEVGCEVGHHAGYLPYTYPSYDYTNMSGNSHFEKSLGIDELPKEFGGLEGAAGGGASTTSEHSSSLPSPQPLTHHQQLHHFESFDAASEHNLLAAQPMSPGSPLSGSVNPAGDDFVQMHHYHHANSPHSQSHHSHAHTHTHGHHVHHLLNHPAYDLTDDQFRLGSALKRVRKRARKYTDFLRKK; encoded by the exons ATGTGCACCG CTGGCCAGAGTAATGACATGGCGACCATTGGTGACCTCTCGATGATCTCACCGCCCACGTCTTCCATCTCGAACGACCAAGATCCGTTTGGACAGCTGCCcccgctgccgccgccactGCGTTCCACCCAAGTGCTCCAGCCACTGAGCGTGTTTCCAG TGTCCAATTTGAGCGAAGATTCCTACGATTATGTTTTTGGTGGTCGACGTAAGACTCCGCCCACAACAACGTCTACACAACTCAAGCTGACCTCACCGCCCGTGCGTTTGCGACCCGAAG ACGCCTATCGCGGAGCCAACATAAACAACGGAAGGTTCTATCGGCACTCCTTCAGCTACGCCCCCAAAAGGCAGCGCCACTCGAGTCGGGATGATCGAGACCGCGAGTCTAGGTTGAGATGTCATGGCGAGGACGAGGCCACACTGCGCCAATTGCTGCTCGA TTTGCAAAAGCAAGTTAGCGTGATGAGCATGAATCTGTCAGCGAAACTCGATGAGCTGCAGCGGGGAGATCGACACCTGGAGACGACGGTGGCCCTGTGCGAGATTCGCACCCAGCTCCAGGAGCTGACCAAATCCGTGGAGAGCTGCCAGAGCGAGGTGTCCGAG GTGAAGCGCGACATGGTGGCGATCAAGCACGAACTGGACACCGTGCAGCAGGTGAAGGAGGAGATCGAGGAGCTGCGCGAGTACGTCGATCGACTGGAGGAGCACACGCACAGACGGAAGCTAAGACTTTTAGAACAA GGTCTCACCTTCTTCCTCACCTACTCGATATTCTCGGCGGTGCTGGGCATGCTGCAGTTCGGCTACAACACCGGCGTCATCAATGCGCCCGAGAAGAACATCGAGAACTTCATGAAGGACGTGTACAAGGACCGCTACGGCGAGGACATCAGCGAGGAGTTCATCCAGCAGCTCTACTCCGTGGCCGTGTCCATTTTCGCCATCGGCGGCATGCTGGGCGGTTTCAGCGGCGGCTGGATGGCCAACCGCTTTGGCAg AAAAGGCGGGCTACTGTTGAACAATGTGCTCGGCATTGCCGGCGCCTGTTTGATGGGATTTACCAAAGTTAGTCATTCCTATGAAATGTTATTCCTTGGCCGATTTATAATTGGTGTTAATTGCG GCCTCAACACGTCGCTGGTGCCCATGTACATCTCGGAGATAGCGCCACTGAATCTGCGCGGTGGCTTAGGAACTGTTAATCAATTGGCTGTGACCGTAGGTTTACTATTATCCCAAGTGCTGGGCATCGAGCAGATCCTCGGCACCAACGAGGGCTGGCCCATCCTCCTGGGCCTGGCCATCTGCCCGGCGATCCTGCAACTCATCCTGCTGCCCGTCTGCCCGGAGTCGCCCCGCTATCTGCTCATCACCAAGCAGTGGGAGGAGGAGGCGCGCAAAG CACTGCGCCGCCTGCGAGCCTCTGGGTCCGTGGAGGAGGACATCGAGGAGATGCGGGCCGAGGAGCGGGCCCAGCAGTCCGAGAGCCACATATCGACCATGGAGCTGATATGCTCGCCCACCCTGCGCCCTCCCCTCATCATCGGCATCGTGATGCAGCTGAGCCAGCAGTTCAGCGGCATCAACGCCGTCTTCTACTACTCCACGTCGCTCTTCATGAGCTCGGGATTGACTGAGGAGAGCGCCAAGTTCGCCACGATAGGCATCGGCGCCATAATG GTTGTTATGACGCTCGTGTCCATTCCGCTGATGGATCGCACGGGTCGCCGCACCCTGCATCTCTATGGCCTGGGCGGAATGTTCATCTTCTCCATCTTCATCACCATTTCGTTCCTGATCAAG GAAATGATCGACTGGATGTCCTACCTCTCTGTGGTGGCCACCCTCGGCTTCGTCGTCTTCTTTGCGGTGGGACCCGGATCGATACCCTGGATGATCACCGCGGAGCTCTTCTCCCAGGGACCCCGGCCCAGTGCCATGGCTATCGCGGTGCTGGTCAACTGGATGGCCAACTTTGTGGTCGGCATTGGTTTCCCCAGCATGAAG ACTGCCCTGGAGAACTACACGTTCTTGCCGTTCAGCGTGTTCCTGGCCATCTTCTGGATATTCACCTACAAGAAGGTGCCCGAGACGAAGAACAAGACGTTCGAGGAGATCCTGGCCCTCTTCCGGCACAACAATGGCAG GAGTATGCTAAACTGCACAAATAGCTTGGAGCCACAAAGTATGAATTCTGGCATCGAGCATGCCGCCTTGATGGTATCCGAGGAGAAGACCCAACATGACTCAC CTGCATCCGAGCGATTTTTAGAAGGCGGCCGAAGTACACACCAGGGCCGGAGCGCTGCCTCTGCGCCCCATCACCCTCGTCAGCCTCCACCTGTCTGCCCGAGCAGCGGGCCTTGACTGAGGAGCGCCTCGCCTCCTGACTCTGCCAGTGTTCGTTCCACGAGTCGCGCTGAGGAGCTGCATCAGTCGCATCAGTCGCATCAgtcgcatcagcagcagcaacaggggcagcagcaacaggggCAGCAGGggcaccaccaacagcagcatcagtcCCGCTATGCCACACACGAATACGTACACTGTAGCTATGAGAAGGAAGTCGTATGTGATCAGGCCAATTCCTCGCAAGCACCGCCACAGCAGCCAGCACCACCAGtacatcagcagcagcagcagcagcaccagccaCCACCGCCATTGCACCACTGCCAGCAGCGCAAGCACAGCCACAGTCCGCACCACAGTCGCCACACCTCGCCGCActcgcaccaccaccactcgCACCACACTCGCCACAGTCGCCGGAGTCGCCGCCAGGGCAGCGGCAGTCTGCCGGGCGCCCACCAGAGCTCCGCCAACCACTCGGTGGTGCGTCCATCGATCTGCACCAGTCGCCGGCACCGCTCCGTCACGGACATATCCACGACGAACGTGTGCCAGGACCCCGCCTGCTCGGACCGGGAGGTGCAGGAGATTATGGTTAGACGCACCTGCTGCAACACCACTGCCACCAATAGCTCCTCCCGCACCGAACTGGCCCAGTGCTTCGCCGAGGACCTCTACGGCTCATCCCGACGCCCGAGCAGCTGTTGCACCAGCTCGGACTACTGCTACCAGACGGACTCGACGAGTCTGTACGGCTCCAGGTCATCGTTGAGTCGCAACAACTCCATCAAGTCTGCCTCGGCCCTGGTGCGTAAGCACCACCGCAGTCAGCGGAGCCTGCTGCCCGAGCACCGACACCCCAGCTACACTTCCATATCGCTGAGGGGCCTGAACGCCAGTCGCCCCAATAGCCAACTGGGTTCGCTGACCTCGATCTTCGACCGGGCCAAGAGCATGGCGCCCGAGGGTTCCACACTGGAGCGTCAGAGCTCGAAGGGCGCACTGGGCAGCAGCGAGCTGCCGGAGTACGCCTGCTCCCCGTCGCCGATTCGATGGAGCTTCCTGGCCGATGGTCGATCGCCCTCCGAAATGGAGGGCGCAGTCGGCGGAGGTACTGAGcgggagcaggaggaggacaAGCTGGACGCGTGGCAAGTGCCGGAGCCGGAACCGGAAAAGAAGCCGTGCCGCAAGATCACCACCAGCACCGTCGTTTACGACGAGGGGCCCAGCACTTCGGCAGCGGCCGCTAGGAAGCGGCGGGGCAGCAAGGGAAGTCGGGGCAGCAAGGGCAGTGGCAGCTACCATTGTGAGTTCGAGGATGAGGCCACCACCACGGTGATGTTCCACCAGGATGCCGGCGAGGCGTACAACaactgctgcagcaacaactacaactacataCAGTGCAACAGCTACTTGGATCAGGACCTGCAGATCACCAGCGAGGACATCCATCAGTATCTGTCCAAGGGCGATGCCACAGCCAGTGACATTCTGAACAACTCCAAGAACTATCCCTTTCAGCCCTCGAACGCCCTGGAGTTTCAGTACAAGAACAATTTCCAGCAAGGTCAAGTCAAtgccaataacaacaacaccaatacCACCAACACCGCGTCCAGCGATGCTGCCGAGTGTTTCCAGAACTACAGGGCCAACTCGAAGGAGACGAACCTGAATCAGAGTTCCACGGAGCAGCTCTCGCCCACGAATATCAACTTGTCCACGAGCTCGAACAACATAAACATCGTGTTCAGCAGCAGCCTGGAGCGGAATGCCAACGAGGTCAAGTTCATCAACAACCGAAGTGGTGCGGCTGGTGGTTCCGAGGTGGGTTGTGAGGTGGGTCACCATGCGGGCTACCTGCCCTACACCTATCCCAGTTACGATTACACGAACATGTCGGGCAACTCGCACTTCGAGAAGTCCCTGGGCATAGACGAGCTGCCCAAGGAGTTTGGCGGCCTGGAGGGCGCTGCAGGCGGTGGCGCCTCCACCACCAGCGAGCACTCCTCGTCGCTGCCATCGCCACAACCACTGAcgcaccaccagcagctgCACCACTTCGAGTCCTTCGACGCCGCCTCCGAGCACAATTTGCTGGCTGCCCAGCCCATGTCGCCGGGTTCCCCGCTGTCGGGGTCCGTGAATCCCGCCGGCGATGACTTTGTCCAGATGCACCACTACCATCACGCCAACTCACCGCACTCACAATCGCaccacagccacgcccacacgcacacccacgGCCACCACGTGCACCACCTGCTCAACCACCCCGCCTACGATCTAACCGACGACCAGTTCCGGTTGGGATCGGCCTTGAAGCGAGTGCGCAAGCGAGCACGCAAGTACACCGATTTCCTGCGCAAGAAGTGA